A genomic segment from Neobacillus sp. YX16 encodes:
- a CDS encoding glycosyltransferase, which yields MKVLIFPSWYPTPDSPINGIFFKEQAKSLVRKQIDATVLYSEAWSIKGFKLFDPNRGTAVQVEDQVPTYRYKDYNYALNFIQNAAGKQYLKRIKKLYLQYKNQYGKPDIIHAHSVLWGGWAASKIAKEEGIPFVLTEHSSSLGRGLLSDSQINELRQVYQAADKLIAVSPSLKILMQSLVPGKAISIIPNIVDLSHFTLKSPKDLTGKFRFFSLAFLNKNKGMDILIEAFAKSFKGNKKVELIIGGKGQEKENLMQLTENLGVSDMVHFRGELDRVKTAEEMKKANAFVLASRYETFGVVYIEALASGTPVIGTKCGGPEMIIDSSNGLLVDIDDVAQLSEALRYMERQAKEYNPSELRENCLNRFGEQIVVSEIIKIYEECR from the coding sequence ATGAAGGTGTTAATTTTTCCTTCATGGTATCCCACACCGGATTCGCCGATTAATGGAATCTTTTTTAAAGAACAGGCGAAATCATTAGTGAGAAAGCAGATTGACGCGACTGTTTTATACTCAGAAGCATGGAGTATAAAAGGGTTTAAACTCTTTGACCCAAATAGAGGAACCGCTGTTCAAGTAGAAGATCAGGTACCGACCTATCGCTATAAAGATTATAATTACGCACTAAATTTTATTCAAAACGCTGCGGGTAAACAATACCTGAAACGAATTAAAAAACTGTATTTACAGTATAAAAATCAGTATGGGAAACCGGATATTATCCACGCACATTCTGTCCTTTGGGGCGGATGGGCTGCCTCTAAAATCGCCAAGGAGGAAGGAATCCCGTTTGTTCTCACCGAGCATTCCTCATCCCTTGGAAGAGGGTTACTCTCTGATTCCCAAATCAATGAGCTTCGTCAAGTATACCAGGCAGCGGACAAGCTGATTGCGGTCAGTCCGAGCCTGAAAATCCTGATGCAGTCCCTTGTACCAGGTAAAGCAATTTCGATCATTCCAAACATCGTGGACCTAAGTCATTTCACCCTTAAATCTCCCAAGGATTTAACAGGGAAGTTTCGCTTTTTCTCACTTGCTTTTTTAAATAAAAATAAAGGGATGGATATTTTGATTGAAGCTTTTGCAAAGTCCTTCAAGGGGAACAAAAAGGTGGAACTGATAATTGGCGGCAAGGGGCAGGAGAAGGAAAATTTAATGCAGCTAACAGAGAATCTTGGAGTATCCGACATGGTTCATTTTAGGGGTGAATTAGACCGGGTAAAAACGGCGGAAGAAATGAAGAAGGCAAATGCATTTGTGCTGGCAAGCAGATATGAAACCTTTGGTGTCGTCTATATCGAAGCGCTTGCGAGCGGGACACCCGTAATTGGAACAAAATGCGGCGGTCCAGAAATGATTATTGATTCTTCTAATGGTCTATTGGTGGATATCGACGATGTTGCGCAATTGAGCGAGGCCTTACGTTATATGGAGAGACAAGCCAAGGAATACAATCCATCAGAGTTGAGAGAAAACTGCTTAAATCGTTTTGGTGAACAGATTGTAGTAAGTGAAATTATAAAAATTTATGAAGAGTGTAGATAG
- a CDS encoding glycosyltransferase encodes MKICFLAPANSIHTVRWVNSMVARNHEVHLVSLHKETIHKIDQRVHVHYLPIPAPLGYYGNFLFAKRLLKNIKPDILNTHYASGYGTLSRFIDYTPTLLNVWGSDVFEFPHQSKSNYRVIVNNLLAADYIASTSIVMRDEVKKLVDIKKEISLTPFGVDTHVFKRLPSDATPNDRIKIGIVKGLKAYYGVEYLIRSIPILFSLLKDNKAESHIPKIEVEIVGHGPLYQSLKDLADSLGLSSIIDFKGEIPHHDIPKILNSFDIYCAPSIAESFGVAVLEASACGLPVIVTDVGGLPEVVREKETGFIVNAKDPKAIAEKLYQLVVDPDLRKRIGKNGEEFVRENFSWDKSVDVMEKVYKEILNQH; translated from the coding sequence ATGAAAATTTGTTTTCTAGCCCCTGCCAACTCGATCCATACTGTTCGCTGGGTAAACAGTATGGTCGCAAGAAACCATGAAGTCCATTTAGTCAGTCTTCATAAAGAGACGATACACAAAATAGATCAGCGGGTTCATGTTCATTACCTTCCAATACCCGCACCCTTAGGGTATTATGGGAACTTTCTTTTTGCAAAAAGATTATTGAAAAATATAAAACCTGATATCCTAAATACGCATTATGCGAGTGGTTACGGAACGTTATCCCGGTTCATTGATTATACGCCAACTTTATTAAATGTGTGGGGGAGTGACGTGTTTGAATTTCCTCATCAAAGCAAGAGTAACTACCGGGTAATAGTTAATAATTTATTAGCGGCAGATTACATTGCTTCTACTAGTATCGTGATGAGAGATGAGGTTAAGAAATTAGTTGATATAAAAAAAGAAATTAGTTTAACACCATTTGGTGTGGATACACATGTATTTAAGCGATTACCATCGGACGCTACTCCAAATGATAGGATAAAAATAGGGATTGTAAAAGGCTTAAAAGCCTATTATGGGGTTGAATATTTAATCCGTTCGATCCCCATCCTGTTTAGTCTGCTAAAGGACAATAAAGCTGAATCCCACATTCCCAAAATTGAAGTAGAGATAGTGGGGCATGGACCACTTTATCAATCTTTAAAGGATTTGGCTGACAGTTTAGGACTTAGCAGCATCATTGACTTTAAAGGTGAGATTCCTCATCATGATATACCCAAGATATTAAATTCATTTGATATCTACTGTGCTCCAAGTATTGCCGAAAGCTTTGGTGTGGCGGTATTAGAAGCTTCAGCTTGTGGTTTGCCGGTAATAGTTACCGATGTTGGTGGACTTCCTGAAGTTGTAAGAGAAAAGGAAACCGGTTTTATTGTGAACGCTAAAGACCCTAAAGCGATTGCGGAAAAACTTTATCAGCTTGTTGTTGACCCTGATTTAAGAAAAAGGATAGGAAAAAATGGTGAAGAGTTTGTAAGGGAAAATTTTTCATGGGATAAAAGTGTGGATGTCATGGAAAAGGTATACAAAGAAATCCTCAATCAACATTAA
- a CDS encoding O-antigen ligase family protein → MKWNRRLSLYLFVFLLFIDPFLFSISLGPIVITSSRLFLAAYIFYEIKEYMVDKQWPFSLKNLKIPLVFFGFWFYYGVLSTTWAANKSLAIKELFYFVIFLFVIFAIIGLIMKVDNDEAKIQKIFNVIGIITIVIALVEIELNLHLPTSRYATNTEFMELGLRVATAYFYNENDLSLFLVLIAPFYLANIFKGKFHFNLFYISMFGLVCIIIYQNGSRAALVSVLIQIAVWFFINHQKIAKVMLGVGLVFTPIVSFVIISKASSLLSIYNMTVESVNSVQIRLNLVFSGILSSIRIFLLGVGPGNFEVNVDKDLFNTNRIVNPHNWWVELFTNYGLYVSLAFLAFFIYLMRQMYSAYKVKHSRLPLIYLLSLCGFILASIGPSRTFYFWPMWLFYALILAYLNKSPKSYQGNEKY, encoded by the coding sequence ATGAAATGGAATCGTAGATTATCACTATATTTATTTGTATTTTTATTATTTATTGATCCGTTTTTATTTTCGATTTCCCTAGGACCCATTGTGATTACATCATCCAGGCTATTTCTGGCGGCTTATATTTTTTACGAAATTAAAGAATACATGGTTGATAAACAGTGGCCGTTTAGTCTTAAAAACTTAAAAATTCCGCTGGTGTTTTTCGGTTTTTGGTTCTATTATGGGGTGCTGTCGACAACCTGGGCCGCAAATAAAAGCCTTGCGATCAAAGAATTGTTCTATTTTGTCATTTTCTTATTTGTTATTTTTGCAATCATCGGGCTGATTATGAAAGTCGATAATGATGAAGCGAAAATTCAAAAGATTTTTAACGTCATCGGAATCATTACCATTGTGATTGCGCTTGTCGAAATTGAGTTAAACTTACATCTTCCGACATCGAGATATGCAACAAATACGGAATTTATGGAGCTTGGTCTACGAGTAGCGACGGCTTATTTTTATAATGAAAATGATTTGTCATTATTTCTCGTGTTGATTGCCCCTTTTTATCTAGCGAATATCTTTAAAGGAAAATTTCACTTTAATCTTTTTTATATCAGTATGTTTGGCTTAGTATGCATTATCATTTACCAGAACGGATCGCGGGCGGCTCTTGTCTCGGTCTTGATCCAAATAGCCGTTTGGTTCTTCATCAATCATCAAAAAATCGCAAAGGTCATGCTTGGTGTTGGTCTGGTATTTACGCCGATTGTTAGTTTTGTCATTATTTCCAAAGCCTCGAGTCTTTTGAGCATTTATAATATGACAGTGGAAAGTGTAAATTCCGTGCAGATCCGGCTAAACTTGGTTTTCAGCGGTATCTTATCCTCAATCCGCATCTTCCTTCTCGGGGTTGGACCGGGTAACTTTGAAGTAAATGTGGATAAGGATTTATTTAATACAAATAGAATCGTAAACCCGCATAATTGGTGGGTTGAATTATTTACGAACTATGGGCTTTATGTATCTCTGGCGTTTCTAGCATTTTTTATTTACTTGATGCGTCAAATGTACAGTGCATATAAGGTAAAACATAGTCGTCTGCCGCTGATTTATCTTTTAAGCCTTTGTGGGTTTATTCTAGCTTCAATCGGACCCAGCAGGACCTTTTATTTTTGGCCGATGTGGCTGTTCTATGCACTAATCTTGGCTTATTTAAATAAATCACCGAAATCTTATCAAGGGAATGAAAAATACTAA
- a CDS encoding N-acetylglucosaminidase, translating to MSRVLIILSFFILYSTLPAQLYHVSAASLEESIQFNPYEIHENITLAKDGETVATLQQGNIFYFYKQGEEQFLMKIGNEEFIISSNSIQELNSTDLLENVTYVSDQDTIEKEIILNPETIIFDELDPSKTFLTIKKEQALPLIEENDEMYKVVIGSRIGVVKKEKITSDTNVENHEAESIPKDIDSHEQPTIEQENAIPKDRQYEMSSPANLSASTTLFSGNEKYFKTNSIDVPIYFNDNGKNKEVGHLVPNQEYVILSQDDNWVKIKYGNTAAYVKKSLLLPSSGGSIANLSNNINSSRFFQTNRPLSVYDNTSGTLVEFAIIEPGQIYPVIKQTSMNWFQVDFAGRIGYVYIPHLTYLVNGSDKYFKATEDHLSIYLNDNGKNVLAGELVNGQEYVVSGKIEGFVRLNFGKITAYVRDKGLKPSNGSTINNPSSEVASSGRFVKAKANISIYDNTSGSLAEYAVISEGQTFEIIRDTSTYWALVNFGGRIGYIYKPHVEYIFNQSDKYFQPLRENVEILLNDNGSNVSVGKLVLEQKYSIIDFIPGFIKVKYGYGSAYIRTGNVYPTNASGVQNLQTNEVNSSTQFKALTTLSIYDNTSGSLVEFAKLDQGQSYPIIKQTSAEWFQVLFAGRIGYVYKPHVSIGPIKSYINTNYNLTLDQMFLKQWAVQPQTDKNYDSYVAKEFIAIDPNNPSIGTVTADILNVRGTPEANPIHNWKLGTLYQGNVVSIIREVNGWYQIKFNQTWKNASPEDVMYYLNPDNFAKDSKYYYQFLKLSKSAGLNANEVNTKVLSNKGILTNQAQSFIDGANKYNINEVYLLAHALLETNHGRSPLANGIIVSSVNGKPVEPKKVYNMYGIGAFDSCPEQCGSERAYVEGWFTPEAAIIGGAKYIGENYINNPTYQQDTLYKIRWNPERPATHQYATDIGWAYKQVTNISQIYDLLENYEITFDVPSYLK from the coding sequence ATGTCACGTGTGTTGATAATTCTTTCTTTTTTTATACTTTATTCCACATTGCCAGCCCAACTTTATCATGTATCTGCTGCTAGTTTAGAAGAATCTATTCAATTTAATCCCTACGAAATTCACGAAAATATTACTCTAGCTAAAGACGGCGAAACAGTCGCTACTTTACAACAAGGGAATATTTTTTATTTTTATAAGCAGGGGGAAGAACAGTTTTTAATGAAAATTGGAAATGAAGAATTTATTATTTCCAGTAACTCTATTCAAGAATTGAATAGCACGGATCTGCTTGAAAATGTAACGTACGTTTCAGATCAAGATACTATAGAGAAAGAGATTATTTTAAATCCTGAAACGATCATTTTTGATGAGTTGGATCCATCCAAAACTTTTTTAACGATTAAAAAAGAGCAGGCACTTCCATTAATAGAAGAAAATGATGAAATGTATAAAGTTGTAATTGGCAGCAGAATTGGTGTAGTAAAAAAAGAGAAAATTACATCAGATACTAATGTAGAGAATCATGAAGCTGAAAGTATCCCAAAGGATATAGACAGTCATGAGCAACCCACAATAGAACAAGAAAATGCAATTCCAAAAGATAGACAATATGAAATGTCGAGTCCTGCGAACCTAAGTGCCTCTACTACACTTTTTTCAGGGAATGAAAAATATTTCAAAACGAATTCAATCGATGTTCCCATTTACTTCAATGATAATGGCAAAAATAAAGAAGTAGGGCATTTAGTTCCTAATCAAGAATATGTTATCTTATCTCAGGATGATAATTGGGTAAAGATTAAATACGGTAATACAGCCGCTTATGTAAAGAAGTCTTTACTGCTTCCGAGTAGCGGAGGGTCCATTGCTAATTTGAGTAATAATATCAATTCCAGCAGATTCTTTCAAACGAATCGCCCCCTATCCGTATATGATAATACTTCAGGTACTCTAGTTGAATTTGCAATCATTGAACCCGGGCAAATTTATCCTGTCATTAAACAAACCTCAATGAATTGGTTTCAGGTAGATTTTGCAGGTAGAATTGGCTATGTTTATATTCCCCATTTAACGTACCTAGTAAACGGTTCAGATAAATATTTTAAAGCAACTGAAGATCATTTATCCATATATCTTAATGATAATGGTAAAAATGTTCTTGCAGGTGAGTTAGTTAATGGGCAAGAATATGTAGTATCAGGCAAGATTGAAGGATTTGTAAGATTGAACTTCGGAAAAATTACTGCTTATGTCAGGGATAAGGGATTAAAACCTAGTAATGGCTCAACAATCAACAATCCTAGTTCTGAAGTAGCTAGTTCTGGAAGATTTGTTAAAGCTAAAGCGAATATTTCGATTTACGATAATACTTCAGGCAGTTTGGCTGAGTATGCCGTGATTAGTGAAGGACAAACCTTTGAAATTATCAGGGATACTTCCACTTATTGGGCACTAGTTAATTTTGGCGGTAGGATTGGCTATATTTATAAACCGCATGTCGAATATATTTTTAATCAATCTGATAAATATTTCCAGCCGCTTAGAGAGAATGTTGAAATCCTTTTGAATGACAATGGGAGCAATGTTTCAGTTGGAAAATTGGTTTTGGAACAAAAATACTCGATTATTGATTTCATTCCCGGATTTATTAAAGTGAAATATGGGTATGGTTCAGCGTATATTCGAACAGGAAATGTTTACCCAACGAATGCAAGTGGAGTACAAAACTTACAGACAAATGAGGTAAATAGCTCCACTCAGTTCAAAGCACTTACAACGCTTTCGATTTATGATAACACCTCTGGTTCGTTAGTGGAATTTGCGAAATTGGATCAAGGACAAAGTTACCCAATCATTAAACAAACGTCAGCAGAGTGGTTTCAGGTTTTATTTGCAGGCAGAATTGGTTATGTCTATAAACCACATGTTTCCATCGGACCAATTAAATCCTATATAAATACCAATTATAACCTAACATTGGATCAAATGTTCTTAAAGCAATGGGCAGTACAGCCACAAACAGATAAAAATTACGACAGCTATGTAGCGAAAGAATTTATTGCTATTGACCCTAACAACCCTTCGATAGGGACTGTAACAGCAGACATATTAAATGTTCGCGGGACTCCTGAAGCAAATCCAATCCACAATTGGAAACTAGGAACATTGTATCAGGGAAATGTTGTATCAATTATCCGTGAAGTGAATGGTTGGTATCAGATAAAATTCAACCAGACTTGGAAAAATGCCAGCCCTGAAGATGTAATGTATTATCTTAATCCTGATAATTTCGCAAAGGATTCAAAATACTACTACCAGTTTTTAAAACTTTCTAAATCCGCTGGTCTAAATGCTAATGAGGTAAATACAAAGGTTCTTTCAAATAAAGGGATATTAACGAATCAGGCTCAATCTTTTATTGATGGAGCTAATAAATATAATATTAATGAGGTATACCTGCTAGCTCATGCCCTTTTAGAAACGAATCATGGTCGCTCACCTTTAGCGAATGGAATTATTGTGAGTAGTGTTAATGGAAAACCTGTTGAACCCAAGAAAGTATACAATATGTATGGAATAGGTGCCTTTGATAGTTGTCCTGAACAATGCGGTTCAGAACGCGCGTATGTAGAAGGATGGTTTACTCCTGAAGCAGCAATCATTGGCGGTGCAAAATATATCGGAGAAAATTATATTAATAATCCGACTTATCAGCAGGATACTTTGTATAAAATAAGATGGAATCCAGAAAGGCCGGCAACCCATCAATATGCTACCGACATAGGTTGGGCTTATAAGCAAGTAACCAATATTAGCCAGATTTATGATCTCCTTGAAAATTATGAAATTACTTTCGATGTACCGTCCTATCTTAAGTAA